One stretch of Armigeres subalbatus isolate Guangzhou_Male chromosome 2, GZ_Asu_2, whole genome shotgun sequence DNA includes these proteins:
- the LOC134213702 gene encoding uncharacterized protein LOC134213702 produces MNKFSRKKSKGDVTEVNRHHQRRPTATNSITTKRRKYRLLNTRLKLLPSIRTTSFLTLGLIVCLQLLMMSTVLHCAKTFYMHWNTTNSIFRIDNTDHIIDVNKGNSAFEYDQVHIICPVYEPGTFDNETEKYIIYNVSKVEYETCRITNHDPRIIAICDKPNKLMFFTITFRPFTPQPGGLEFLPGNDYYFISTSSKDDLHRRIGGRCSTNNMKVVFKVCCADEQHQHPNITSSNNNIPSSTAIDAGSNGDGSSSASGSRGVSINTNASGSMDSFDPSTRLLPSSTVNSSQGNIVQSTVNWPVWNGGQQRPVPSTPSVNNGGNGRHQHHYTPSPPRTAINNYNNYGGNSGSGSGAHSNSNNYNINNPPSNAHQNNKPTKKTNEYDKHPNEVVKNEELTYNNGAATRTATSSRGLLGLVFLAICSHLLLSSSRLCATGLPNALPLTR; encoded by the coding sequence AAGAAGAGTAAAGGTGACGTCACCGAGGTGAACCGTCACCATCAAAGGCGACCGACAGCCACCAACAGTATAACAACAAAACGACGGAAATATCGACTACTGAATACGCGACTAAAGCTGCTCCCGAGCATCAGGACGACGTCCTTCCTAACCCTAGGGCTGATTGTATGCCTCCAGCTGCTGATGATGTCCACCGTACTACACTGTGCCAAAACGTTCTACATGCACTGGAACACTACGAACAGTATATTCCGGATTGACAACACGGACCACATCATCGACGTCAACAAAGGTAACTCGGCGTTCGAGTAcgatcaagtccatatcatctGCCCGGTGTACGAACCGGGCACGTTCGACAACGAGACGGAGAAGTACATCATTTACAACGTCTCGAAGGTGGAGTACGAAACGTGCCGGATCACGAATCATGATCCACGCATTATCGCAATCTGCGATAAACCGAACAAGTTGATGTTCTTCACTATCACATTCCGGCCATTCACACCGCAGCCCGGTGGTTTAGAGTTCCTACCAGGGAATGATTACTATTTTATCTCCACATCGTCTAAAGACGACCTCCATCGGAGGATAGGTGGCCGATGCTCCACCAACAATATGAAAGTAGTATTCAAGGTATGCTGTGCCGACGAGCAGCACCAGCATCCAAACATTACGTCTAGTAATAACAATATTCCTTCGTCGACGGCAATCGACGCTGGAAGCAACGGGGACGGCAGCAGCTCAGCCAGCGGTAGCAGAGGTGTGTCGATCAACACCAATGCTAGCGGTTCGATGGACAGTTTCGATCCATCGACGAGGTTACTTCCGTCTTCGACGGTCAACAGCAGCCAGGGCAACATCGTGCAGAGCACGGTCAACTGGCCAGTTTGGAATGGAGGTCAGCAGCGGCCAGTTCCGTCGACCCCATCGGTCAACAACGGTGGCAACGGTCGCCACCAACATCACTACACCCCATCGCCTCCGCGAACGGCCATCAACAACTACAACAACTACGGCGGCAACAGCGGAAGCGGCTCTGGTGCTCATAGTAATAGTAATAATTATAACATTAACAATCCACCGTCCAATGCACATCAGAACAATAAGCCGACGAAGAAGACGAACGAGTACGACAAGCACCCGAACGAGGTCGTCAAGAACGAGGAGCTCACCTACAACAATGGCGCCGCCACAAGGACCGCCACCAGTTCCCGAGGTTTGCTAGGATTAGTATTTTTAGCGATCTGTTCGCATCTCCTGCTCAGTAGCAGTAGGCTCTGCGCAACAGGGTTGCCAAATGCGTTGCCATTGACGAGATAG